One segment of Zhihengliuella halotolerans DNA contains the following:
- a CDS encoding bifunctional o-acetylhomoserine/o-acetylserine sulfhydrylase — protein sequence MTTSNASWSFETRQIHSGQTPDPATGARALPIYQTTSFVFPSAESAAARFALAELEPIYTRIGNPTTDAVEARIADLEGGVGALLLSSGQAATTFALLNVAEAGDHIVASPSLYGGTQNLFKHTLKRLGIEVTFVADPDDLEQWRAAVQENTKAFFGEVVSNPRQDVLDIEGIASVAHAAGVPLLVDNTLATPYLIRPLEWGADVVIHSATKYLGGHGTAIAGVIVDGGTFDYAQHPERFATFNTPDESYNGLVYARDLGVGSALGANLAYILKARVQLLRDLGSAVSPFNAFLIAQGLETLSLRVERHVANAQTVAEWLESRDDVVRVAYAGLTSSPWFERGRKYGPRGTGSVVAFELAGGAVAGQAFVDGLTLHSHVANIGDVRSLVIHPASTTHAQLSEEEQRAAGVSPGLVRLAVGIEHIDDILADLETGFEAVEAAIGRQAAVS from the coding sequence ATGACTACATCCAACGCATCTTGGTCGTTCGAAACCCGCCAGATCCACTCGGGCCAGACTCCGGATCCGGCAACGGGCGCGCGGGCGCTGCCGATCTACCAGACCACCTCGTTCGTCTTCCCGAGCGCCGAGAGTGCCGCGGCCAGGTTCGCGCTCGCCGAGCTCGAGCCGATCTACACGCGCATCGGGAATCCGACCACGGACGCGGTGGAAGCGCGCATCGCGGATCTCGAGGGCGGCGTCGGCGCGCTGCTGCTCTCCTCGGGGCAGGCGGCCACGACGTTCGCGCTGCTCAACGTGGCCGAGGCGGGAGACCACATCGTCGCCAGCCCGAGCCTCTACGGGGGCACGCAGAACCTGTTCAAGCACACGCTCAAGCGCCTCGGAATCGAGGTCACGTTCGTGGCCGATCCGGACGACCTCGAGCAGTGGCGCGCGGCCGTGCAGGAGAACACCAAGGCGTTCTTCGGCGAGGTCGTCTCCAACCCGCGCCAGGACGTGCTCGACATTGAGGGCATCGCGTCCGTGGCTCACGCGGCCGGCGTTCCGCTCCTCGTCGACAACACGCTCGCCACGCCGTACCTGATCCGCCCGCTCGAATGGGGCGCCGACGTCGTCATCCACTCGGCGACCAAGTACCTCGGCGGGCACGGCACTGCCATCGCGGGCGTCATTGTCGACGGTGGCACGTTCGACTACGCGCAGCACCCCGAGCGCTTCGCGACCTTCAACACCCCGGACGAGTCCTACAACGGACTGGTGTACGCCCGCGACCTCGGCGTCGGAAGCGCCCTCGGGGCGAACCTCGCGTACATCCTCAAGGCGCGCGTCCAGCTGCTTCGAGACCTCGGCTCCGCGGTCTCCCCGTTCAACGCGTTCCTCATCGCGCAGGGCCTGGAGACGCTCAGCCTGCGCGTCGAGCGCCACGTCGCCAACGCGCAGACCGTCGCCGAATGGCTCGAGAGCCGCGACGACGTCGTGAGGGTCGCCTACGCGGGCCTGACCTCCAGCCCCTGGTTCGAGCGCGGACGCAAGTACGGGCCGCGCGGGACGGGCTCCGTCGTCGCCTTCGAACTGGCCGGTGGCGCCGTGGCCGGCCAGGCTTTCGTCGACGGGCTCACCCTGCACTCGCACGTCGCCAACATCGGCGACGTCCGTTCACTGGTGATCCACCCGGCCTCCACGACGCACGCGCAGTTGAGCGAAGAGGAGCAGCGGGCCGCCGGGGTCAGCCCGGGACTGGTGCGGCTCGCCGTGGGCATTGAACACATCGACGACATCCTCGCCGACCTGGAGACCGGGTTCGAGGCTGTCGAGGCGGCAATCGGCCGGCAGGCTGCGGTGTCCTGA
- a CDS encoding VOC family protein, with protein MMRLDHVSYACGQDGLTATADRIAETLGLESVKGGVHPRFGTRNVIFPMQHNQYLEVVEVLDHPASNKAPFGQAVRARSEVGGGWMGWVVAVDDLAPFERRLGRDRVPGNRKFPDGQELTWQQIGIKGLIADPQVPYMIQWDESSADLHPSKALDAPAGQIAQISIAGSKDRVAEWLGQPEKSPLGDVTVDWQAPNGTPGIMSVSFMTPHGLVTL; from the coding sequence ATGATGAGGTTGGACCACGTTTCATACGCTTGCGGACAAGACGGACTGACGGCCACGGCCGATCGGATCGCCGAAACACTGGGCCTCGAATCCGTGAAGGGCGGAGTCCACCCACGGTTCGGCACCAGGAATGTCATTTTCCCGATGCAGCACAACCAGTACCTCGAGGTCGTCGAGGTGCTGGACCACCCGGCGAGCAACAAGGCGCCTTTCGGACAGGCCGTGCGCGCCCGCTCCGAGGTCGGCGGCGGTTGGATGGGCTGGGTCGTCGCCGTCGACGACCTGGCGCCGTTCGAACGACGGCTCGGGCGCGACCGCGTTCCCGGCAACCGGAAGTTCCCGGACGGACAGGAGCTGACCTGGCAGCAGATCGGCATCAAGGGCCTGATCGCCGACCCGCAGGTTCCCTACATGATCCAGTGGGACGAGAGCTCCGCGGACCTGCACCCGTCGAAGGCCCTCGACGCCCCGGCGGGACAGATCGCCCAGATCTCGATCGCCGGTTCCAAGGACCGCGTCGCCGAGTGGCTGGGCCAGCCGGAGAAGTCTCCGCTGGGTGACGTCACGGTCGACTGGCAGGCTCCCAACGGGACCCCCGGCATCATGTCGGTCTCCTTCATGACCCCGCACGGCCTCGTGACCCTGTAG
- a CDS encoding CPBP family intramembrane glutamic endopeptidase — translation MSRTANLEPLHAPARAERVRLWVEIALVLGLSLGKSAVYSVVSLLDKLTRAPLGEQTTSMNGSLSRRPGFDLTYQLLDVSFALVPVALALYLLFALTGRNPFALLGFGVRRPNRSAGASIGFDVGTGFALFLAMGVGTLGVYSAGRALGVTTAIVPANLDEHWWTIPVLLLSAIRHGVLEEVIVVGFLFHHLRRLGWGRGAWGPWSIILASALLRGSYHLYQGIGPFLGNVAMGIVFGWFYRRGVERGQPRVMPLVVAHTLLDAAGFVGYALLGSAIGIGT, via the coding sequence ATGAGCCGGACCGCGAACCTCGAACCACTACACGCCCCCGCCCGCGCCGAGCGGGTGCGGCTGTGGGTGGAGATCGCGCTGGTGCTCGGGCTCTCGCTCGGCAAGTCCGCCGTCTACTCCGTGGTCAGCCTGCTCGACAAGCTCACGCGCGCCCCGCTGGGGGAGCAGACCACCAGCATGAACGGCTCGCTCAGCCGGCGCCCCGGGTTCGACCTGACGTACCAGCTGCTCGACGTCTCCTTCGCGCTCGTGCCCGTCGCCCTGGCCCTGTATCTGCTGTTCGCGCTCACGGGGCGCAACCCGTTCGCGCTGCTCGGGTTCGGCGTGCGCCGGCCGAATCGTTCGGCGGGCGCGAGCATCGGGTTCGACGTCGGAACGGGCTTCGCGCTGTTCCTCGCCATGGGCGTGGGCACACTCGGGGTGTACTCGGCCGGCCGGGCGCTGGGGGTGACCACGGCGATCGTGCCGGCGAACCTCGACGAGCACTGGTGGACGATCCCGGTGCTGCTGCTCTCCGCGATCCGGCACGGCGTCCTCGAGGAGGTCATCGTCGTCGGCTTCCTGTTCCACCATCTGCGCCGGCTCGGCTGGGGGCGCGGGGCGTGGGGGCCGTGGAGCATCATCCTGGCCTCGGCGCTGCTGCGGGGCAGCTATCACCTCTACCAGGGCATCGGGCCATTCCTCGGGAACGTGGCGATGGGCATCGTGTTCGGCTGGTTCTACCGGCGCGGCGTCGAGCGCGGGCAGCCGCGGGTCATGCCGCTCGTCGTCGCCCACACACTGCTCGACGCCGCGGGTTTCGTCGGGTACGCCCTGCTCGGCAGCGCGATCGGCATCGGCACCTGA
- a CDS encoding phosphotransferase family protein yields MRAPYENEIALAEHLHPGPDWRGGRVAEGGQFHLVLIAEGAAVLRMARDAAQAAEMARRTALVDALAPQVPFAVPRSLSGVWRAPDACATEYDAGGLPGWEVPAAVVQEYIPGAAHEPHTGDPAALRSILEALADVDVAPIRHLLAPPFAYRGPWTEPKIAATLDALREHAPDEATGAAPVVDAARVLAALREFAELRDSLVHGDLAGHNVHWVGGQIAGILDWDLAAAWDPALNVAYLAAWHGRELVGELAVDAGEARRARIWDGAMLLETVFNASLRGDDPDWPKLMRRAVPRLETAAAAI; encoded by the coding sequence ATGCGCGCGCCCTATGAGAACGAGATCGCCCTCGCCGAGCACCTGCACCCCGGGCCCGACTGGCGCGGCGGGCGCGTGGCCGAGGGCGGCCAGTTTCATCTCGTGCTGATCGCCGAGGGCGCCGCCGTGCTGCGCATGGCCCGCGACGCGGCACAGGCAGCGGAGATGGCCCGCCGCACCGCGCTCGTCGATGCGCTCGCTCCGCAGGTGCCGTTCGCCGTCCCGCGCTCGCTCAGCGGCGTCTGGCGCGCACCGGACGCCTGCGCTACCGAGTACGACGCCGGCGGGCTGCCGGGCTGGGAGGTGCCGGCCGCCGTCGTGCAGGAGTACATTCCCGGTGCAGCGCACGAACCGCACACCGGCGACCCGGCCGCCCTACGGTCGATCCTCGAGGCGCTGGCGGACGTCGACGTCGCGCCGATCCGGCACCTGCTGGCACCGCCGTTCGCCTACCGGGGGCCGTGGACGGAACCGAAGATCGCCGCGACGCTCGACGCGCTGCGCGAGCATGCGCCGGACGAGGCGACCGGGGCGGCGCCCGTCGTGGACGCGGCCCGGGTGCTCGCTGCCCTGCGGGAGTTCGCGGAGCTGCGCGATTCCCTCGTGCACGGGGACCTGGCCGGGCACAACGTTCACTGGGTCGGCGGGCAGATCGCCGGGATCCTCGACTGGGATCTGGCCGCGGCGTGGGACCCGGCGCTCAACGTCGCGTACCTCGCGGCGTGGCACGGGCGGGAACTCGTCGGCGAACTCGCGGTCGACGCCGGCGAGGCGCGCCGGGCGAGGATCTGGGACGGGGCGATGCTCCTCGAGACTGTCTTCAACGCGAGCCTGCGCGGCGACGACCCGGACTGGCCGAAACTCATGCGCCGGGCGGTGCCGCGTCTCGAGACGGCAGCCGCGGCGATCTAG
- the tpx gene encoding thiol peroxidase, giving the protein MATITLKGSEIQTVGELPAVGSAAPAFTLTGTDLSDVNLSDFAGKRVVLNIFPSVDTGTCAASVREFNKRAAELENTAVVCLSADLPFAQARFCGAEGIENVVTGSTFRSTFGDDYGVKFETGPLAGLKSRAVVVLDAEHNVIYTEQVAETTEEPNYEAAISALS; this is encoded by the coding sequence ATGGCTACCATCACCCTTAAGGGCTCCGAAATCCAGACCGTCGGCGAGCTCCCCGCAGTGGGCAGCGCCGCCCCCGCCTTCACGCTGACCGGCACCGATCTGTCGGACGTGAACCTCTCCGACTTCGCCGGCAAGCGCGTGGTCCTGAACATCTTCCCGAGCGTCGACACCGGAACGTGCGCCGCCAGCGTGCGCGAATTCAACAAGCGCGCGGCCGAGCTGGAGAACACCGCCGTCGTGTGCCTCTCCGCCGACCTTCCGTTCGCCCAGGCCCGCTTCTGCGGCGCCGAAGGCATCGAGAACGTCGTCACCGGCTCGACCTTCCGCTCGACCTTCGGCGATGACTACGGCGTGAAGTTCGAGACCGGCCCGCTGGCCGGGCTCAAGTCCCGCGCCGTCGTCGTCCTCGACGCCGAACACAACGTGATCTACACCGAGCAGGTCGCAGAGACCACCGAAGAGCCGAACTACGAGGCCGCGATCTCCGCCCTCTCCTAA
- a CDS encoding HutD family protein — MAESPQHVIRTADLPVSPWRNGRGKTREILAADGRRLSLALVDQPGEFSSFAGYTRVQTVIEGDLLLLEIDGREHALEQYRPFTYDGGAATSAVLPTGPVVALNAFAGPGTEVFVLILELSKKRPLPLVDDQYGMLLSGHGRLSADGADDELAELDVVVGSNSSDTAVSGRGFFAVVTFQDA; from the coding sequence ATGGCAGAGTCACCGCAGCACGTCATCCGCACCGCCGACCTCCCCGTCTCGCCGTGGCGCAACGGCCGCGGTAAGACCCGGGAAATCCTGGCCGCTGACGGCCGCCGACTGAGCCTCGCCCTCGTCGACCAGCCCGGCGAGTTCTCCTCCTTCGCCGGCTACACTCGCGTCCAGACCGTCATCGAGGGCGACCTGCTGCTGCTGGAGATCGACGGCCGCGAGCACGCGCTCGAGCAGTACCGGCCGTTCACGTACGACGGCGGCGCGGCCACGTCGGCGGTCCTGCCGACCGGCCCGGTGGTCGCCCTCAACGCCTTCGCCGGGCCCGGCACCGAGGTCTTCGTCCTGATCCTCGAGCTCTCCAAGAAGCGCCCGCTGCCGCTCGTCGACGACCAGTACGGCATGCTGCTCTCCGGTCACGGACGGCTATCCGCCGATGGCGCTGACGACGAGCTCGCCGAGCTGGACGTCGTCGTCGGCTCCAACTCCTCGGACACGGCGGTCTCCGGGCGCGGATTCTTCGCCGTCGTCACGTTCCAGGACGCCTGA
- the hutI gene encoding imidazolonepropionase, with product MSLLITNIGELTTQDAERRVLTDAAVVVEDGRFAWIGAAADAPAADDVHDAGSRAGLPGWVDSHTHLLFAGDRSAEFEARMAGEAYAAGGISVTMEATRAADDYELTRLLLGRVAEAAAGGTTYLETKTGYGLSVEEERRHARIASSVVDQVTYLGAHLVPPGAVADEYTELVCTEMLDAVRPYAQFADVFCERGAFDEDQSRRVLTACRDAGLGLRVHGNQLGPGPGVRLAVEFGAASVDHVNYLEPADVELLAGTWSGWDVASATGTPGVVATCLPACDLSTRQPLAPGRELLDAGVEIALASNCNPGTSYTTSMAYCVGTAVLQMGLSVTEAVRAATYGGALALGVQDTVGSIEVGKRADLQLLNAPAAAHLAYRPGMPLTQAVFRAGERVDGRG from the coding sequence ATGAGTCTCTTGATCACCAACATTGGCGAACTGACCACCCAGGACGCCGAGCGACGCGTCCTGACCGACGCGGCCGTCGTCGTCGAGGACGGGCGTTTCGCCTGGATCGGCGCCGCCGCCGACGCCCCGGCCGCGGACGACGTGCACGACGCCGGCTCCCGTGCCGGGCTGCCCGGCTGGGTCGACTCGCACACCCACCTGCTGTTCGCCGGCGACCGTTCGGCCGAGTTCGAGGCCCGCATGGCCGGCGAGGCGTACGCCGCCGGCGGCATCTCCGTGACGATGGAGGCAACGCGCGCCGCCGACGACTATGAGCTGACGCGCTTGCTGCTCGGCCGTGTCGCCGAGGCCGCCGCGGGCGGGACCACGTACCTGGAGACGAAGACCGGCTACGGGCTCAGCGTGGAGGAGGAGCGCCGGCACGCGCGCATCGCCTCGTCCGTCGTCGACCAGGTCACCTACCTCGGCGCGCACCTCGTTCCGCCGGGTGCCGTCGCGGACGAGTACACCGAGCTCGTCTGCACCGAGATGCTCGACGCTGTGCGCCCGTACGCCCAGTTCGCGGACGTCTTCTGCGAGCGGGGGGCCTTCGACGAGGACCAGTCCCGACGCGTGCTGACGGCGTGCCGAGACGCCGGGCTGGGCCTGCGCGTGCACGGCAACCAGCTCGGCCCGGGCCCGGGCGTGCGGCTGGCCGTCGAGTTCGGGGCGGCGAGCGTCGACCACGTCAACTATCTGGAGCCGGCCGACGTCGAGCTGCTCGCCGGGACCTGGTCCGGGTGGGACGTCGCGAGCGCGACCGGCACGCCCGGCGTCGTGGCCACATGCCTGCCGGCGTGCGACCTCTCGACGCGGCAGCCGCTCGCGCCCGGCCGCGAGCTGCTCGACGCCGGCGTCGAGATCGCCCTCGCCTCCAACTGCAACCCGGGCACGAGTTACACCACGTCCATGGCCTACTGCGTCGGCACCGCCGTGCTGCAAATGGGATTGAGTGTGACCGAGGCCGTGCGCGCGGCGACGTACGGCGGGGCGCTCGCGCTCGGCGTGCAGGACACCGTCGGCAGCATCGAAGTCGGCAAGCGCGCCGACCTGCAGCTGCTCAACGCCCCCGCGGCCGCGCATTTGGCCTACCGGCCGGGCATGCCGCTCACGCAGGCCGTGTTCCGCGCCGGCGAACGGGTGGACGGGCGCGGCTGA
- a CDS encoding formimidoylglutamate deiminase, translating into MSAPTVVVPGPINAHSHAFHRILRGRTHEGAAGGAGDFWTWREQMYAAAESLDPEGYEQLATALFAEMVVTGWTAVGEFHYLHHAPGGTPYPDHDMERALARAARSAGIRLVLLDTCYLSGGLDAEGRQLELNETQRRFSDGDAAGWLARHESLRAALAEEDAGTGLITLGAAIHSVRAVPPGEFGVIAAGLPAHEPLHVHLSEQPAENAACLAAHGTTPAGLLERHGLLTPRLSAVHATHLTEADVAALGTAGCAIVMCPTTEADLADGIGPARELADAGAVIALGTDQHAVVDPYLEMRALEHGERLRTGIRGRFSPAEIAAAARAGGLASLGLGANDDVVRVRADSLRTTGTRAPQLPLTATAADVASVTIAGVEVARDGVHTRLGDPAELYARFLTDHPEFS; encoded by the coding sequence GTGAGCGCCCCGACCGTCGTCGTGCCCGGGCCGATCAACGCGCACTCGCACGCCTTCCACCGGATCCTGCGCGGCCGCACCCACGAGGGCGCGGCCGGGGGAGCCGGCGACTTCTGGACGTGGCGCGAGCAGATGTACGCGGCCGCCGAGTCCCTGGACCCCGAGGGCTACGAGCAGCTGGCCACCGCGCTGTTCGCCGAGATGGTTGTCACCGGATGGACCGCCGTCGGCGAATTCCACTACCTGCACCACGCTCCGGGCGGGACGCCGTATCCCGACCACGACATGGAGCGCGCGCTCGCCCGGGCTGCGCGGAGCGCCGGCATCCGGCTCGTGCTGCTCGACACGTGCTACCTCTCCGGCGGCCTCGACGCCGAAGGCCGCCAGCTCGAGCTCAACGAGACGCAGCGCCGCTTCAGCGACGGCGACGCCGCCGGGTGGCTCGCCCGGCACGAGTCCCTGCGCGCCGCGCTCGCCGAGGAGGACGCCGGAACCGGCCTGATCACGCTCGGCGCGGCGATCCACTCGGTTCGCGCGGTCCCGCCGGGCGAGTTCGGCGTCATCGCGGCCGGCCTGCCCGCGCACGAGCCGCTGCACGTGCACCTCTCCGAGCAGCCCGCCGAGAACGCCGCGTGCCTCGCCGCGCACGGGACCACGCCCGCCGGCCTGCTCGAGCGCCACGGGTTGCTGACTCCGCGGCTCTCGGCGGTGCACGCGACCCACCTGACGGAGGCCGACGTCGCCGCCCTCGGCACGGCCGGCTGCGCGATCGTCATGTGCCCGACCACGGAGGCGGACCTCGCAGATGGGATCGGGCCGGCCCGCGAGCTCGCCGACGCCGGCGCCGTCATCGCGCTCGGCACTGACCAGCACGCCGTCGTCGATCCGTATCTGGAGATGCGCGCGCTCGAGCACGGCGAACGCCTGCGCACCGGCATCCGCGGCCGGTTCTCCCCGGCGGAGATCGCCGCGGCCGCCCGCGCCGGAGGTCTCGCCAGCCTCGGGCTGGGGGCGAACGACGACGTCGTGCGAGTGCGCGCCGACAGCCTGCGCACCACCGGGACCCGCGCGCCGCAGCTGCCCCTGACCGCAACGGCCGCCGACGTCGCCTCGGTGACGATCGCCGGCGTCGAGGTCGCCCGGGACGGCGTGCACACCCGCCTCGGCGACCCGGCCGAGCTCTACGCCCGTTTCCTGACCGACCACCCGGAGTTCTCATGA
- a CDS encoding allantoate amidohydrolase: MTEALIGEAPRLAAVNSLMAAIADTGRDARRGGYSRPVYSSAELELREWFVAEATSRGLAVERDANGVIWAWWDLPAGHDAAADGADPRAGALVTGSHLDSVPGGGPFDGPLGVASALAAFDVLAAREAAGTLARRRAFAIAVFPEEEGSAFGVACLGSRLITGAIDPVRALNLKDERGTTFAEASRAIGLDPDAMGRDELALSRIGDFVELHVEQGRGLNTEEYTDAAGRGPAVAVASSILGHGRWRLSFTGQGNHAGTTLMTDRADPMIAASQAVLAIRSTGAAQPGARATVGRLEPVPGGTNVIASRVDLWMDVRHADDAVTAALVTQIHEQAQRIAALEGCSVELTEESLSATVHFDASLTRALAASTARTIPGAPALATGAGHDAGVLAAEVPTGMLFVRNPSGISHSPEEYVEDDDATAGTAALADALEDLL, translated from the coding sequence ATGACAGAAGCCCTCATCGGCGAGGCCCCGCGCCTCGCCGCCGTCAACTCCCTCATGGCGGCGATTGCCGACACCGGCCGCGACGCCCGCCGCGGCGGCTACTCGCGCCCCGTCTACTCGTCCGCCGAGCTCGAGCTGCGCGAGTGGTTCGTCGCCGAAGCCACCTCCCGCGGCCTCGCCGTCGAGCGCGACGCCAACGGTGTCATCTGGGCCTGGTGGGACTTGCCCGCCGGGCACGACGCCGCCGCCGACGGTGCCGATCCCCGCGCCGGCGCGCTGGTCACCGGCTCCCACCTCGACTCGGTGCCGGGCGGCGGGCCCTTCGACGGCCCCCTCGGTGTCGCCTCCGCCCTCGCCGCGTTCGACGTGCTTGCCGCCCGCGAGGCCGCCGGCACGCTGGCCCGGCGCCGCGCCTTCGCGATCGCCGTCTTCCCCGAGGAGGAAGGGTCGGCGTTCGGCGTCGCCTGCCTGGGCTCGCGCCTCATCACGGGCGCGATCGACCCGGTGCGCGCCCTGAACCTCAAGGACGAGCGCGGGACGACGTTCGCCGAGGCCTCCCGCGCGATCGGGCTCGACCCGGACGCGATGGGCCGCGACGAGCTCGCGCTCTCCCGCATCGGCGACTTCGTCGAGCTGCACGTGGAGCAGGGCCGCGGCCTGAACACTGAGGAGTACACGGACGCGGCCGGGCGCGGGCCCGCCGTCGCCGTCGCCTCCTCGATCCTCGGCCACGGCCGCTGGCGCCTGTCCTTCACCGGCCAGGGCAACCACGCCGGCACCACGCTCATGACCGACCGCGCCGACCCGATGATCGCCGCATCGCAGGCCGTGCTCGCGATCCGCAGCACCGGTGCCGCGCAGCCGGGGGCCCGTGCGACGGTCGGCCGGCTGGAGCCGGTCCCCGGCGGCACCAACGTGATCGCCTCCCGCGTGGACCTCTGGATGGACGTCCGTCACGCGGACGACGCCGTCACCGCCGCATTGGTGACGCAGATCCACGAGCAGGCCCAGCGCATCGCCGCGCTCGAGGGGTGCAGCGTGGAGCTGACCGAGGAGTCGCTCTCGGCCACCGTGCACTTCGACGCCTCGCTCACGCGCGCCCTGGCCGCCTCCACGGCGCGCACGATCCCGGGCGCCCCGGCGCTGGCCACCGGCGCCGGGCACGACGCCGGCGTCCTCGCCGCCGAGGTGCCCACCGGCATGCTCTTCGTACGCAACCCCTCGGGCATCAGCCACTCGCCCGAGGAGTACGTCGAGGACGACGACGCCACCGCCGGCACCGCCGCCCTCGCCGACGCGCTGGAGGATCTCCTGTGA
- a CDS encoding YjiH family protein, translated as MEQPRRTTTSAPAATRGLWRFFLYSAIGLFMFFVPVTIGEKNTIPLDHLVTLAATLLGGAVKYVALALIAAGTVYPFATGRWRESGTKRVFAFLNIAGLAAGVALVFGVGPAWLFEPDLGPFLFEKLVIPVGLIVPIGAVFLALLVGYGLMEFVGVILQPVMRPLWRTPGRSAIDAVASFVGSYSLGLLITNRVYQSGRYTARDAAIIATGFSTVSVTFMLIVAKTLELMHLWLPYFFLTFAVTFAVTAITVRIPPLSRIPDETFEGVEAKPERKVTGSRLAAAWSEARGVLAQAPSLGRNVWSNFKDGVLMAMAILPSILSVGLLGLVLARYTPVFDWLGYVFFPITWALQLPDPMLAAKASAVGIAEMFLPATVVAGHPSELLRLVIGVVCVSAIIFFSALVPCILATRIPIKLWQLVVVWAQRVALTLIIATPLAYLIVGRS; from the coding sequence ATGGAACAGCCACGCCGGACGACGACGTCCGCACCCGCCGCCACGCGCGGACTCTGGCGCTTCTTCCTCTACAGCGCCATCGGCCTCTTCATGTTCTTCGTCCCCGTCACCATCGGGGAGAAGAACACGATCCCGCTCGACCACCTCGTCACCCTCGCGGCGACGCTGCTCGGCGGCGCCGTGAAGTACGTCGCGCTGGCCCTGATCGCCGCGGGCACCGTGTACCCGTTCGCGACAGGGCGCTGGCGGGAGTCCGGCACCAAGCGCGTGTTCGCCTTCCTGAACATCGCCGGCCTGGCCGCGGGCGTTGCGCTCGTCTTCGGCGTCGGTCCGGCGTGGCTGTTCGAACCGGACCTCGGACCGTTCCTGTTCGAGAAGCTCGTGATCCCGGTCGGGCTCATCGTCCCGATCGGGGCCGTGTTCCTGGCCCTGCTGGTCGGGTACGGGCTCATGGAGTTCGTCGGCGTGATACTCCAGCCCGTCATGCGCCCGCTGTGGCGCACGCCCGGGCGCTCGGCGATCGACGCCGTCGCCTCCTTCGTGGGCAGCTACTCCCTGGGCCTGCTGATCACCAACCGGGTCTACCAGTCCGGGCGCTACACGGCGCGGGACGCGGCGATCATCGCCACCGGCTTCTCGACCGTCTCGGTGACGTTCATGCTGATCGTCGCCAAGACCCTGGAGCTCATGCACCTCTGGCTGCCGTACTTCTTCCTGACGTTCGCCGTCACGTTCGCGGTCACCGCGATCACGGTCCGGATCCCGCCGCTGAGCCGCATCCCCGACGAGACCTTCGAGGGCGTCGAGGCGAAGCCGGAGCGGAAGGTCACCGGCAGCCGTCTCGCGGCGGCCTGGTCGGAGGCACGCGGCGTCCTCGCCCAGGCCCCGAGCCTCGGCCGCAACGTCTGGAGCAACTTCAAGGACGGCGTGCTGATGGCGATGGCGATCCTGCCTTCGATCCTCTCGGTCGGCCTGCTCGGACTCGTCCTGGCCCGCTACACGCCCGTCTTCGACTGGCTCGGGTACGTGTTCTTCCCGATCACGTGGGCGCTGCAGCTGCCGGACCCGATGCTCGCGGCCAAGGCCTCGGCCGTCGGCATCGCCGAAATGTTCCTGCCGGCGACCGTCGTGGCCGGGCATCCGTCCGAGCTGCTGCGCCTGGTCATCGGCGTCGTCTGCGTCTCCGCGATCATCTTCTTCTCCGCGCTCGTGCCCTGCATCCTGGCCACGCGCATCCCGATCAAGCTGTGGCAGCTCGTGGTCGTCTGGGCCCAGCGTGTGGCCCTGACCCTGATCATCGCCACGCCCCTCGCCTACCTCATCGTCGGAAGGTCATGA